A part of Hydrogenobacter sp. T-8 genomic DNA contains:
- a CDS encoding SPOR domain-containing protein, which translates to MKRERLVILLGVLVALVFFYLGLNEWLKTKEEKVQPPPLVVKPSSQKKEEPQAQQPPASTKLEPKSEPKKQEEKQEIKEAPKTKEQDVIAQKIKEEKKTEAPQKTKEGEKVTKVPLKTYTVQIGAFKSKESAEKVVERARKMGYKVNIVEEDNFYKVRVLVKTDDINSELRKLRGTFGGAIVKQ; encoded by the coding sequence GTGAAAAGAGAAAGGCTTGTAATACTTCTCGGAGTGCTTGTTGCCCTTGTGTTTTTTTATCTCGGTTTGAATGAGTGGCTAAAGACCAAAGAAGAAAAGGTTCAGCCACCGCCCCTTGTAGTTAAACCTTCATCTCAGAAGAAAGAAGAGCCGCAGGCTCAACAACCTCCTGCGTCTACGAAGTTAGAACCTAAATCAGAGCCTAAGAAACAAGAAGAGAAGCAAGAAATAAAGGAAGCGCCAAAAACTAAAGAGCAAGACGTGATAGCTCAAAAGATAAAGGAGGAAAAGAAGACAGAAGCACCCCAAAAAACAAAAGAGGGTGAAAAAGTCACAAAAGTACCTTTGAAAACTTATACAGTTCAAATAGGAGCCTTTAAGAGTAAGGAAAGTGCGGAGAAGGTAGTAGAGAGGGCAAGAAAAATGGGTTATAAGGTCAACATAGTTGAAGAGGATAACTTCTATAAGGTTAGGGTTTTGGTGAAAACTGATGACATAAACAGTGAACTAAGAAAACTGAGAGGAACCTTTGGTGGTGCTATAGTTAAGCAATGA
- a CDS encoding UDP-glucuronic acid decarboxylase family protein, with protein MRVLITGVAGFIGSHLAERFLEEGFYVIGMDNFLTGSPDNIAHLFEKKNFRFIHYNVVNYIYVEGPVDLVVHLACPASPVDYMNHPIHTMKVDSLGTLNTLGFAKLKGSRYVFASSSEVYGSAQVHPQPEDYWGYVNPVGPRSVYDEAKRFSEALCMAYHREHGLDVRIARIFNTYGPRMRRNDGRVIPTFIEKALRGEPLPIYGDGSQTRSFCYIDDLVDGLFRLSVEEGLAGTVVNLGNPEEVSILELAQKVIELSESSSKIEFLPPRDDDPPRRCPDISRAKKLLGWFPQISFEEGLKITFRWFVGL; from the coding sequence ATGAGGGTTTTGATAACCGGCGTGGCAGGCTTTATAGGTTCGCATCTTGCGGAGAGGTTCTTAGAGGAAGGCTTTTATGTTATAGGCATGGACAACTTTCTCACTGGCAGTCCAGACAACATAGCCCATCTTTTTGAGAAGAAAAACTTTCGCTTTATACACTACAACGTGGTTAACTACATATACGTAGAAGGTCCAGTGGACCTCGTAGTCCATTTAGCCTGTCCTGCCTCTCCCGTAGACTATATGAACCATCCCATACACACCATGAAGGTGGATTCCCTTGGCACTCTCAATACTCTGGGTTTTGCCAAGCTAAAGGGTTCAAGGTATGTCTTTGCCTCCTCTTCTGAAGTCTATGGTTCTGCACAGGTCCATCCTCAACCAGAAGACTACTGGGGATATGTAAATCCAGTGGGTCCAAGAAGCGTTTACGATGAGGCTAAGAGGTTTTCTGAAGCGTTGTGTATGGCTTATCACAGAGAACATGGACTTGATGTGAGGATTGCAAGGATATTTAACACCTACGGTCCACGTATGAGGAGAAATGACGGAAGAGTAATACCCACTTTTATAGAGAAAGCACTTAGGGGTGAGCCACTACCCATATATGGAGATGGCTCACAGACAAGGAGCTTTTGCTACATAGATGACCTTGTGGATGGACTTTTTAGACTATCTGTGGAAGAGGGACTCGCTGGCACGGTGGTAAACTTGGGAAATCCTGAGGAAGTTTCTATATTGGAACTTGCCCAAAAGGTTATTGAGCTTTCCGAATCTTCCTCAAAGATTGAGTTTCTTCCGCCCAGAGATGACGACCCACCCAGAAGATGTCCAGACATAAGCAGAGCAAAGAAATTGCTGGGCTGGTTTCCTCAAATATCCTTTGAAGAGGGTCTAAAAATAACCTTTAGATGGTTTGTAGGGTTATAA
- the hisB gene encoding imidazoleglycerol-phosphate dehydratase HisB — protein MRKAHITRQTRETKIEVFLNLDGEGSYRVETPVGFLTHMVETLARHARFDIELYAEGDVHVSYHHTVEDVGIVLGMAFLQALGDKRGINRYGYAIVPMDEALAMVSVDISGRPLFFYEDLNLRGKITEFDFELIWEFFKGFALESKSTLHIRVISGKILHHVAEACFKGLALSLRQAVSLTSGGIPSTKGSL, from the coding sequence ATGAGGAAGGCACATATTACTCGGCAGACACGGGAGACGAAGATAGAGGTATTTCTGAACCTTGATGGGGAGGGAAGCTACAGGGTAGAGACGCCTGTGGGTTTTCTAACGCACATGGTGGAAACCCTCGCAAGGCATGCAAGGTTTGACATAGAGCTTTATGCAGAAGGTGATGTGCATGTTTCATATCATCACACGGTGGAGGATGTGGGTATAGTGCTGGGTATGGCTTTTCTGCAGGCCCTTGGAGACAAAAGGGGTATAAACCGCTACGGATACGCTATAGTGCCCATGGACGAAGCCCTTGCCATGGTAAGCGTAGACATATCAGGAAGACCTCTGTTTTTTTACGAAGACTTGAACCTAAGGGGTAAGATAACAGAGTTTGACTTTGAACTCATATGGGAGTTCTTTAAAGGATTTGCCTTAGAAAGCAAAAGCACCCTTCACATAAGGGTGATCTCCGGCAAAATTCTTCACCATGTGGCAGAAGCCTGCTTTAAGGGTCTTGCATTGAGCCTTCGGCAGGCGGTGAGCCTTACAAGCGGAGGTATACCCTCAACAAAGGGAAGCCTATAA
- a CDS encoding SPOR domain-containing protein: MRKFTFLIFLFIFSCAPKQEDVSKSQWQYFYDLGMSSYIAKNYSEAIANFFRATQLAPQEPKVWNALGLAYMEVQEYQKAESAFLRALQVDKTYTEAKLNLGVLYYKQKDYERAIRVLRDVIEDEAFPQKHMAFYSLAKVYQAIDRKEDYLANLRKAVAYNPMFIDAQLELAQLYEGEGDYASAKEVYQRLINNGMGNPSIYLSLAGVEYKLGDYTSAKEYIRKVLEDRQTTSQFKSRAYELLSLVLIAEQSRQSTPRLLEREEKQQEPASEKNRSNQVKPQEAEVLKPAMKFYRIQLGAFSSATSARAWRDRLEKELNLKDVSVVESAGIFRVFYGRYESREEAMRQLEKLRSMNLYGFIVYE; this comes from the coding sequence ATGAGAAAATTCACATTCTTGATTTTTCTCTTTATCTTTTCCTGTGCTCCAAAGCAAGAAGATGTTTCTAAATCCCAGTGGCAGTATTTTTATGACCTTGGCATGTCCTCTTACATAGCCAAAAACTATTCAGAAGCTATAGCCAACTTCTTCAGAGCAACACAACTTGCACCACAAGAGCCAAAGGTATGGAACGCTTTGGGGCTCGCCTACATGGAGGTGCAAGAATACCAAAAGGCAGAGAGTGCCTTTCTTAGAGCCCTTCAGGTGGATAAAACATATACGGAAGCAAAGCTCAACTTAGGAGTGCTCTACTATAAACAGAAGGACTATGAGCGGGCTATAAGGGTTCTTAGGGATGTCATAGAAGACGAAGCATTTCCTCAAAAGCACATGGCTTTTTACTCCCTAGCAAAAGTCTATCAGGCTATTGATAGGAAAGAAGACTATCTTGCTAACCTCCGTAAGGCTGTTGCTTACAACCCCATGTTTATTGATGCACAATTGGAGCTTGCCCAGCTCTATGAAGGCGAGGGGGACTATGCTTCTGCCAAGGAAGTCTATCAGCGTCTTATAAACAACGGCATGGGAAACCCATCCATATACCTCAGCCTAGCTGGTGTCGAATACAAGCTTGGCGACTACACTTCTGCCAAGGAATACATAAGGAAGGTTTTAGAGGATAGACAGACCACGTCTCAATTCAAGTCTAGAGCCTATGAGCTTCTCAGTCTTGTCCTTATAGCAGAGCAGAGCAGACAGAGCACGCCGAGGCTTCTAGAGAGAGAAGAAAAGCAGCAAGAACCAGCTTCTGAAAAGAATAGGTCCAACCAAGTAAAACCCCAAGAAGCAGAAGTTCTTAAGCCAGCCATGAAATTTTACAGAATTCAGCTTGGTGCCTTTTCTTCCGCAACCTCTGCAAGGGCTTGGAGAGATAGGCTTGAGAAGGAGCTAAATCTCAAAGATGTATCTGTCGTGGAAAGTGCGGGCATTTTTAGGGTTTTCTACGGCAGGTATGAGAGTAGAGAGGAAGCTATGAGGCAACTTGAAAAGCTTCGTAGCATGAACCTATACGGTTTTATAGTCTACGAGTAG
- a CDS encoding UDP-glucose dehydrogenase family protein, which produces MKLTVVGGGYVGLTTGVCFAHLGHEVMVVEKIPQKVELLKAGKSPIYEPGLEELMHESLSSNRLKFTTDLKEGLEFSDVIFICVGTPQRPDGSADLSQVEEVARETAKLMTSYKLLIEKSTVPVNTHQLIKKTVQRYIKSPDIPYDVASNPEFLREGSAIEDFLKPDRIVVGVESERAKKIFEELYKDFNCPIIFTDPATAELIKHASNSFLAMKISFINMVADLCEKTGADIKLVADGMGYDKRIGRDFLNAGIGYGGSCFPKDVKAFIRIAQDYGLDFGLLREVDRINQERPIRFVEKVKRVLWSVKDKKLAVWGLAFKPNTDDIREAPSIKIVEMLLREGAKLSLYDPKAMENFKLLFPEGKGISYAKDPYSAVENAEALLILTEWEEFKKADLKRVKSLMALPIIVDGRNVYEPPEVRALGFEYYPVGR; this is translated from the coding sequence ATGAAGCTAACTGTAGTTGGAGGAGGATACGTAGGGCTTACAACGGGCGTGTGCTTTGCACACCTTGGGCACGAGGTTATGGTGGTGGAGAAAATCCCTCAAAAGGTGGAGCTCCTGAAGGCTGGTAAGTCACCCATTTATGAGCCGGGACTTGAGGAGCTTATGCATGAGAGTCTAAGTTCTAATAGGCTAAAATTCACCACGGACCTGAAGGAAGGGCTTGAGTTTTCTGATGTGATATTTATCTGTGTGGGGACGCCACAAAGACCTGATGGCTCTGCGGACCTTTCACAGGTGGAAGAGGTGGCAAGGGAAACCGCAAAGCTCATGACCTCTTATAAGCTCCTCATAGAAAAGTCCACCGTTCCAGTAAACACACACCAGCTTATAAAAAAGACAGTGCAAAGATACATAAAAAGTCCAGATATACCCTACGATGTGGCGTCAAACCCTGAGTTCCTTAGAGAAGGCTCCGCCATAGAGGATTTTCTCAAACCTGATAGGATAGTGGTGGGAGTGGAAAGCGAAAGGGCAAAGAAGATATTTGAGGAACTCTATAAAGACTTTAACTGTCCCATAATCTTTACAGACCCAGCTACCGCAGAACTTATAAAGCATGCAAGCAATTCCTTCCTTGCTATGAAAATATCCTTCATAAACATGGTCGCAGACCTCTGCGAAAAAACTGGTGCGGACATAAAGCTGGTTGCGGACGGTATGGGCTACGATAAACGCATAGGAAGGGATTTTCTCAATGCAGGCATAGGCTATGGAGGTTCTTGCTTTCCAAAGGATGTGAAGGCTTTTATAAGGATAGCTCAAGACTACGGGCTTGACTTTGGACTTTTGAGGGAGGTAGACAGGATAAACCAAGAAAGACCCATAAGGTTTGTGGAGAAGGTAAAGAGGGTTCTTTGGAGCGTTAAAGACAAAAAGCTGGCGGTTTGGGGGCTTGCCTTTAAACCAAACACGGATGACATAAGAGAAGCACCATCCATAAAGATAGTGGAAATGCTACTAAGGGAGGGTGCAAAACTTTCCCTTTATGACCCCAAGGCTATGGAGAACTTCAAACTCCTCTTTCCGGAAGGTAAGGGCATAAGCTATGCAAAAGACCCTTATAGTGCGGTAGAAAATGCGGAAGCCCTGCTTATACTTACAGAATGGGAAGAGTTTAAAAAAGCGGACTTAAAAAGGGTAAAGAGCCTTATGGCTTTACCCATTATAGTGGATGGCAGAAATGTATACGAACCACCGGAGGTAAGGGCTTTAGGCTTTGAATACTACCCTGTGGGAAGATGA